Genomic window (Clostridia bacterium):
CTAAAGAATGGCAAGGTTATCCTTGCGAATAAGTTGATCGATAATGGCGGAGTAGTAGTGGAAGGGAAATATATTAAGGATATATTCTCTGGAGATAACAATATCAGCTATGGACAGGATTATCAGGTTATAGATGTTAAGGGGAAATATATATCGCCGGGATTTATTGACATTCATGTGCATGGTGGTGCTAATTCGGATTTTTTGGATGGCAGTCAGGATGCAATAAAAGACATATTGAAACTGCATGCACAAAACGGCACTACTTCTCTGCTTGCTACTACTCTTACCTGTTCTGACAAGGATTTGTTCAATGCATTGGATAATATAAGGATTGCCATAGACAACGATTATGATGGGGCTAAGATACTAGGCGTGCATTTAGAAGGACCGTATTTTTCGCCAAAAGAAAAAGGAGCCCAAGATCCTAAGTATATAAGGAATCCTGTAAGAGATGAATATGTATCTATAATTAAAAAATATCCCGGAATGATAAAGCGTGTATCTGCCGCTCCAGAATTAAAAGGTAGCCTGGAGATGGCTAAATATTTGAGTTCTAAAAATATTTTGGTATCCATGGCTCATACTGATGCAACATATGATCAGGCAATAGAAGGTGTAGACAATGGCTTTAGTCATATAACTCATATATATAACAGTACTTCTAGTGTAAGGAGCAGAGATTTTTATTGCCAAGCAGGAGTAGTAGAGGCAGGGTTAAGCCTTGATGAACTGACTGTTGAAGTGATTGCAGATGGGAGACATATAC
Coding sequences:
- a CDS encoding amidohydrolase family protein, with the protein product MGRYVLKNGKVILANKLIDNGGVVVEGKYIKDIFSGDNNISYGQDYQVIDVKGKYISPGFIDIHVHGGANSDFLDGSQDAIKDILKLHAQNGTTSLLATTLTCSDKDLFNALDNIRIAIDNDYDGAKILGVHLEGPYFSPKEKGAQDPKYIRNPVRDEYVSIIKKYPGMIKRVSAAPELKGSLEMAKYLSSKNILVSMAHTDATYDQAIEGVDNGFSHITHIYNSTSSVRSRDFYCQAGVVEAGLSLDELTVEVIADGRHI